CCTGAGTTTGTTTTTTATGAAGGTCCGCCTTCAGCAAACGGTATGCCTGGAATTCACCACGTAATGGCAAGAGCATTGAAAGATATTTTCTGCCGTTACCAGACTCAAAACGGAAAGCAGGTTTTTCGTAAAGCTGGCTGGGATACGCATGGTCTTCCTGTGGAACTGGGTGTAGAAAAAGAATTAGGAATCACGAAAGAAGATATTGGCAAAAAAATCTCTATTGAAGACTATAACAAAGCTTGCCGTGAGGCAGTAATGCGTTATACCGATGTATGGAATAACCTTACAGAGAAAATCGGATATTGGGTAGACCTTGATGATCCGTACATCACGTACAAGTCAAAATATATGGAAACCGTTTGGTGGTTATTGAAACAGTTGTATAGCAAAGACTTGTTGTACAAAGGTTATACAATCCAGCCTTACTCTCCAAAAGCAGGAACAGGACTTTCTTCTCATGAACTTAACCAGCCTGGAACGTATCGTGATGTTTCGGATACAACGGTTGTGGCTCAGTTTAAAGTAAAGAAAGACTCTTCGGCATTGTTCAATGATGTTGAAGGAGATGTACATATCCTTGCATGGACGACGACTCCATGGACGCTTCCATCCAATACCGCTCTTACTGTAGGTAGAGATATTGAATATGTTGTAGTGAAAACCTTCAATCAATATACATTTGAACCTGTAACGGTTGTGTTATCAAGCGTTCTTTTACCTAAAGTTTTCGGTAAAAAATATGCAGAAGGTACAGATGAGGATTTTGCCAACTATACGCCGGAAACGAAAGTAATTCCATTCAGAATATTAAAAGAATTTACGGGAGAAAAACTTGTTGATACTAGATACGAACAATTAGTTCCTTGGTTTACACCTAATGATAATCCTGAGAATGCATTCAGAGTAATCTTAGGAGATTTCGTAACGACTGAGGACGGTACAGGTATCGTTCATACAGCTCCTACTTTTGGTGCTGATGATGCAAGAGTGGCTAAAATGGCTCAGCCTGAGGTTCCACCGATGTTGGTAAAAGATGAAAATGACAATCTTGTACCATTGGTAGATTTACAAGGGAAATTCATCAAAGGAGAAAATGTTCCTGAGGTATTCTCCGGAACCTATATCAAAAACGAATATTACGATGAAGGAACTGCTCCTGAGAAATCATGGGATGTAGAACTTGCGATCCTGTTGAAAACAGAAAACAAGGCTTTCAAAGTAGAGAAATATGTTCACTCTTATCCACACTGCTGGAGAACAGATAAACCGGTATTGTATTACCCGTTGGATTCATGGTTTGTGAAAATGACTGCTGTAAAAGACAGACTGGTTAATTTAAACAAAGAGATCAACTGGAAGCCAAAAGCTACCGGAGAAGGACGTTTTGCCAACTGGTTGGAGAATGTAAACGACTGGAATCTTTCCCGTTCAAGATATTGGGGTATTCCGTTGCCAATCTGGAGAACAGATGACCTGAAAGAAGAAAAGATCATAGGTTCTGTAGAAGAACTTTACAATGAAATAGAGAAATCAATTACAGCTGGATTGATGACTGAAAACCCATTCAAAGGTTTCATCATCGGAAGTATGGCTGAGTCTAACTATGAACTTGTGGATCTTCACAAAAATGTAGTAGACAAAGTAGTATTGGTTTCTGATTCAGGAAAAGCAATGAAACGTGAAAGTGACTTGATCGACGTTTGGTTCGATTCAGGTTCTATGCCTTATGCACAGTTGCATTATCCTTTTGAAAACAAAGAATTAATAGATAATAACAAAGCATTCCCTGCTGATTTCATCGCAGAAGGTGTTGACCAGACGCGTGGATGGTTCTATACGCTTCACGCTATCGGTACGGCTGTTTTTGACTCTGTTGCTTATAAAAACGTAATGAGTAACGGTCTTGTTCTGGACAAGAACGGACAAAAGATGTCAAAACGTTTAGGAAATGCAGTAGATCCTTTCGAAACACTTTCTGTATATGGACCGGATGCTACCCGTTGGTATATGATCTCCAATGCAAACCCATGGGAAAACCTAAAGTTTGACATTGAAGGAATTGACGAAGTAAGAAGAAAGTTCTTTGGAACACTTTATAACACCTATTCATTCTTTGCTTTATATGCGAATGTTGATGGCTTCAGCTATTCAGAAAAAGAAGTGGAAAACCGTCCTGAAATTGACAGATGGGTCCTTTCTGAACTGAATCTTCTGATCAAAGAAGTAAAGGCTTTCTATGAAGACTATGAACCAACAAGAGTAGCAAGAGCAATCAGTACTTTTGTGAATGATAACCTGAGTAACTGGTATGTAAGATTATGCAGAAGACGTTTCTGGAAAGGAGAATATTCTGACGACAAAATCTCTGCTTACCAAACATTATATACATGCCTTGAAGTAGTTGCTAAACTATCTGCTCCGATTGCTCCGTTCTTTATGGATCAGTTATATCAGGATTTGAATAAAGTAACAGGTAAAGAGAACTGTGAATCTGTACACTTAACAGACTTCCCGGTAGCTGATGAAAGCTTAATTGATCAGGATCTGGTTGAAAAGACGCATTTGGCTCAGAACATTACAAGCATGGTCTTCTCACTGAGAAAGAAAGAAAATGTAAAAGTTCGCCAGCCGTTACAAAAGGTATTGGTTCCTGTATTGGATTCTAAAACAGAAGAGCAAATTCTTGCTGTTGCAGATCTGATCAAGCAGGAAGTAAACGTGAAAGAATTACAGTTAATCAATGCTGAAGAAGCATCTCACTTAATTGTAAAACAGATAAAGCCTAACTTCAAAGCTCTTGGTCCTAAGTTAGGAAAAGACATGAAGGTGGTAGGTGCCGAGATTGCAAATCTTACCACAGAACAGATTGCCGGTCTTGAAAAAGAAGGAAAAATAGATGTTCAGGGATATGAGATCACACTTGATGATGTGGAAATCTCTACAAAAGATATCCCGGGATGGACAGTTACTTCCGATGGTAAAACAACTGTGGCATTAGATTTGACGTTAACCGATGAGCTAAAATCTGAAGGTATCGCAAGAGAATTCATCAACAGAATTCAAAACCTGCGAAAAGATAAAGACTTTGAACTGACAGACAAGATTAATATCTCCATTGAAGAAAACTCACCTTTCCTTGATGATATTAAGAAAAATGAAGAATATATTTCTTCTGAAGTCTTGTCAAATAAAATAGAAATTGTATCTTCACTTTCAAATTTTAACGAAATCGAAATAGATGAGGTTAATTTTAAGATAAATGTTGAAAAAAATTAACATGTAGTTATTATATTTCAAATTCCATTTCATAATTTTATTAAAAAAGAGAACGAATATGTCAGACGAAAGAGTTAGATACAGCGATGCTGATTTACAGGAATTTAAAGCGATCATCAAAGAAAAAATAGAAAAAGCAGAAAAAGATCTTCAGCTTATCAGAGAAAGTTTCATCAACGACCAGAATAACGGAACTGATGATACCTCTCCTACTTTCAAAGCTTTTGAGGAAGGAGCAGAAACATTAAGCAAAGAGCAAAACTCTATTTTGGCAGGAAGACAGGAAAAATTCGTGCGTGACCTTAAAAATGCTTTGATCAGAATCGAAAACAAAACGTATGGTGTTTGCAGAGTAACAGGAAAACTGATTCCTAAGGAAAGACTTTTAGCCGTTCCTCATGCTACGCTGAGCATTGAAGCGAAAAATATGCAAAAATAACCGTAAGGTTTGTAAAATACTATTGGGTTTATATCGTATTCACGGATACTTTATAAACCTAATTTTTAATGTATACCCATGAGCGAATTATTAATTTTAGGATTTATTATCGCAATAATTCTACTGTTTTTCAACAGAGAATGGATCAAAAACAGATTCTTCCCTGATCAGCAGAAAAACTATACTATTGATGATCAATTCAATTCTGATAAACGCGAGCGGGAGAAAGAGATCGACAGACTTTTAAGCAAAATGGGCAAAAACGGAATCAATGATTTGTCTGAAAAAGATAGAAAACGACTCGACGAATTGTCCAAAATGTAAAAATTAAATATAAGAAATGGAATCTATTATAGTACATCCAAAAAATTCAATGGAGCTTAGTGCACTGAAAAGTGTACTGAAAGAAATGAACATTAAATTTGAAAAAGCTCATGTTAAAAGTTCGTATAACGGACAGAAAGTGGTTAAGAAAGCAAGCGATAATAACAATATAAAACCTGCTGCAAAACCGTCAAAACCTAAAGGACAGTAATGAAAAAGATATTAGCGATAACATTTTTAGTGTTGTTAATTGACCAGGCTTCAAAAATTTACATCAAAACTCATTTTGAACTGAATGAAAGCATTCCTGTGATAAACGGTTTCTTTAACAAAACTTTTGTTGAAAACCCGGGAATGGCCTATGGATTTCATTTTGGCGGAATCATCGGAAAATACTTTCTGGTAATCCTAAGAGTTTTCCTGATCGGAGGAATGGTATATATGTTTAAAAAATGGTTAAAAGACGGAGCTTCCAATTATCTTTTGATTCCAATGGCTATCATTTTCGCCGGAGCAATCGGAAATCTTATTGACGGAATGTTTTACGGAATGATCTTCGATACCGGAACAGTATATGATGCCAGTACCGACCGATGGATTGGATATGGAGGCATCTCTAAGCTTGTTCCTTTCGGACATGGATATTCTACCTTTATGAAAGGCTGTGTGGTAGATATGCTTCACTTCCCGGTAGTAGACTGGTACGTTCCCGAAAGCTGGCCTTTAATAGGAGGAAAACATATTGAGTTCTTCAAATATATTTTCAATGTTGCCGATTCTGCTATCACAATAGGTGCGGCTTTCCTTCTAATCTTCAGAAAAAAAGCATTCCCAAATGGGCTTGAGTTTTAAAAGATGTATTTTCGGATGAAAAAAATAATCAAAAATATTTTTAAAATTTTCCTGCTTCTTCTGGTTGCAGGAATTATTTTTATTGCCTGGGCGAATTACAGCATCAAAAAGGACAGCGAATCATTTGTATCTTACAATATCGCTGATGTACCGGAAGCCAAAACAGGACTGTTACTGGGAACCGGAAAACTTCTGGCCAACGGAACCCCAAATGCGTATTTCTACAACAGAATTAAGGCTGCAAGCGATTTATACAAAAGCGGAAAAGTACAATATATCATTGTAAGTGGCGACAACAGTACCAAAGACTATAATGAACCTGAAGATATGCAGCTGGCGTTGATGCAGGAAGGAGTTCCACAGGATAAAATTATTTTAGACCATGCCGGGTTTAGAACGCTGGATTCTGTGGTAAGAGCAAAAGATATTTTCAGCCAGACAAAGCTGATCATTATTTCTCAGAAATTCCACAATGAAAGAGCCGTTTTCCTGGCCAGAAAAAATGGAATGGAAGCCTTTGGATATAATGCTGCTGATGTAAATAAATATGCAGGGTTAAAAACCAACATTAGAGAATATGCTGCCAAAGCAAAAGCTTACTGGGATCTTCTTTTTGGGGTAGAGCCTAAATTTGGAGGAGAGAAGATTGTGATTCCTTAATCTTTTTTAACCACAGATTACGCAGATTTTCACAGATGATTGGGTTGAACATGCTAGATTTTTGTGGATTGATAGGTTTTGGCTAAAGCTATTGAACGAGTTCTTAATTTAAAGCTGGCCAGGCTAAAGCTCCTATTGAATTTTAAATGACAACATCTTTTAATCTTTTAATCTTTTAATCTTTTAATCTTTTAATCTTTTAATCTTTTAATCTTTTAATCTTTTAATCTTTTAATCTTTTAATCTTTTAATCTTTTACACCATTATTCCCGTCAAACCTCGTAAATTTGCTATTCATTAATTTTTAAATATAAATTTTAAACAAATGTCAAGAATTCTTACCGGCATTCAAGCCACCGGAACACCCCATCTTGGAAATTTATTGGGGGCAATTATTCCTGCTATTGAACTATCCAAGCAGGAAGGAAATGAATCATTTTTATTTATTGCGAATCTTCACACGCTTACCCAGATTAAAGATGCGCAGACGTTAAGACAAAATACCTACGAGATTGCTGCGGCTTGGCTTGCTTGTGGATTGGATACTGAAAAAACATATTTCTACAGACAAAGTGATATCGCTGAAACCTGTGAACTTTCTTGGCATTTATCATGTTTTTTTCCTTATCAAAGATTAACATTGGCCCATTCATTCAAGGATAAAGCTGACAGACTTCAGGATGTAAATGCGGGTCTCTTTACTTATCCTATTTTGATGGCTGCAGATATTTTACTGTATGATGCTGAAATTGTCCCTGTAGGAAAAGACCAGCTTCAGCACCTGGAATTTGCCAGAGATGTTGCCTCAAGATTCAACAATCAGATGGGTGAAATTCTTGTGCTGCCACAGTCTGAACTTCAGGAAGACACCAAATATGTTCCTGGAACAGACGGTCAGAAAATGTCAAAATCAAGAGGAAATATCATCAATATTTTCTTACCTGAAAAGGAACTTAAAAAGCAGGTAATGAGTATTGAATCGGATTCAAAATCTTTAGAAGAGCCTAAGGATCCTGAAACAGATAAAACATTCCAGATTTATCAACTTGTTGCTACACCTGAACAGACTGAAGAATTAAGAGCAAAATATCTTGCCGGAAACTTCGGATACGGACATGCTAAGAAAGAATTACTGGATCTTATTCTGGTACGTTTTGAGAAGGAAAGAGAAACGTTCAATTATTATATGAACAATCTTGACGAGCTGGAAGCAAAACTACAGCAAGGCGCTGAGAAAACCAGACCTATCGCACTGGAAACTCTTAAAAGAGTAAGAACAAGCTTAGGATTTTAATTCCGAGTTTTAAACATAAGAAAGCCTTTCGTTTGAAAGGCTTTTTCTATTGATATAAATTGATATAAAATATTACTTTTTAACGGGCATTATTCTTTGTCAGAATAAAGTAATGCATCTGATCTCCAAATTCATAGACAATATCCCAGCCTGGGTATTGTTTTATAATGGTTTTAATGATAGACAGTCCCAAGCCTGTGGATGTATGATCTGATCCCTGTTTATAGAAACGGTTAAAAATTCTTGATTTATCTAAAGGTACAGATGTTCCGCTATTTTGGAATGTGATCCTGTTATTTTCAACGATAATATTTAAGGTTCCTTCTTCATTATTATATTTAACAGCATTTTTAAGAAGATTGGATAACAGAATATCTGCCAGATCCTGATTAAAATCTGCCATAAATTGCCCTTTCTCAATAATATTGACCTCTACTTTTTTAAATGTAATGAAATCTTCATAATTCTGAACCAATTGAGCAATCATCCCATTAAAATTAACATCTGAAGTTTTATTAAATTGGCTGTTCTCAATTTTGGAAAGCATGAGTAAGGATTTATTTAACCCTACCATTCTTCTCAGATCATTCTTCACTTCAGTAAGAAAGGTAAGATTCTTTTTATCAAGATCATCATTCTGAACCATGAGATCAATCTTATTGATCACAATAGCCAAAGGAGTCTGAAGCTCATGAGAAGCATTTTCAATAAACTGTTTCTGCTGATAAAAAACAAGCTCGTTACGTTCAATCATTTCATTGATTTCCACATTCAATTCTTCAAACTCGGTGATTTTATAAGTCTGCTTTTCCTGCGAAAAAGGGATTCCAAACTGATATTTTTTAAGTTTATCCAAAATCAGATAGAAAGGCCTCATTGCTTTATTCAACAGATATCCGTTGATTACAACAATACTTATGACCAAAAGGAGATAAAGCACAATCAAGGCTGTCGTAAGATCGTATATCAATTCATCTTCTTCTACGGTGGAAGTTCTTATGATAAGCCGTTGATTCATTTTGAACTGATCAATAAAGTCTGCCTCAAGAACCCTGTAAGGCTGGTCTTTATCATCATATTCCATGTAGTACATCTTGTTGTAAAGCCTGCTTTTGTTTTGATATTCTTCAGCTTTGATTGGGTTGATTTTAAATTCATTGAATCCAAAATCATTATTATTCAAAAGCTGAGGATTAAGATAAACAGCTTTGATGATCTGTATTTTCCGGTTCCTCAATCCATCATCTACATTATCATGTACTTCATCCAGAATGTAGGCATAAAACAATCCTGCCCAAACTGCAATAATAAATAGCAGGATTATGATCAGGTATTTTATGGTATAATATTTTAAAGAGACTTTCATCAGATGAATTTATATCCTATTCCGTACACAGCCTGGAAATCGGCTTCTGCATTGAGTGTTTTTAATTTTTTACGAAGATTTTTGATTTGGGAATAAATAAAATCCAGACTGTCTGCCTGATCTATATAATCTCCCCAAATGGCTTCTGCCAGAGTTGTCTTTTGCAGGGTTTTTTCCGGATGGATAACAAAATAATACAAAAGATCATATTCTTTACGGTTGAGAACCAGCTCCTCATCTCCTATTTTTACTGTTCTGTTCTCCGGATCAATACTTATATTTTTGTAACGGATAATATTTTCGCCATCCTGATTTTTTCTTCTGATCACAGATTTGATTCTCGCCATCAGCTCCGCAAGGTGGAAAGGTTTTGCAAGATAATCATCAGCTCCAATTTCCAGTCCGGTTACCTTATCATCTACTGAATCTTTAGCAGAAAGGATGATTACGGGATCTTTCTTGTGCATTTTTTTTATTTCTTTCAGCAGATCTATTCCGT
The window above is part of the Chryseobacterium sp. MA9 genome. Proteins encoded here:
- the trpS gene encoding tryptophan--tRNA ligase, with amino-acid sequence MSRILTGIQATGTPHLGNLLGAIIPAIELSKQEGNESFLFIANLHTLTQIKDAQTLRQNTYEIAAAWLACGLDTEKTYFYRQSDIAETCELSWHLSCFFPYQRLTLAHSFKDKADRLQDVNAGLFTYPILMAADILLYDAEIVPVGKDQLQHLEFARDVASRFNNQMGEILVLPQSELQEDTKYVPGTDGQKMSKSRGNIINIFLPEKELKKQVMSIESDSKSLEEPKDPETDKTFQIYQLVATPEQTEELRAKYLAGNFGYGHAKKELLDLILVRFEKERETFNYYMNNLDELEAKLQQGAEKTRPIALETLKRVRTSLGF
- a CDS encoding HAMP domain-containing sensor histidine kinase, translated to MKVSLKYYTIKYLIIILLFIIAVWAGLFYAYILDEVHDNVDDGLRNRKIQIIKAVYLNPQLLNNNDFGFNEFKINPIKAEEYQNKSRLYNKMYYMEYDDKDQPYRVLEADFIDQFKMNQRLIIRTSTVEEDELIYDLTTALIVLYLLLVISIVVINGYLLNKAMRPFYLILDKLKKYQFGIPFSQEKQTYKITEFEELNVEINEMIERNELVFYQQKQFIENASHELQTPLAIVINKIDLMVQNDDLDKKNLTFLTEVKNDLRRMVGLNKSLLMLSKIENSQFNKTSDVNFNGMIAQLVQNYEDFITFKKVEVNIIEKGQFMADFNQDLADILLSNLLKNAVKYNNEEGTLNIIVENNRITFQNSGTSVPLDKSRIFNRFYKQGSDHTSTGLGLSIIKTIIKQYPGWDIVYEFGDQMHYFILTKNNAR
- a CDS encoding DUF2683 family protein → MESIIVHPKNSMELSALKSVLKEMNIKFEKAHVKSSYNGQKVVKKASDNNNIKPAAKPSKPKGQ
- a CDS encoding lipoprotein signal peptidase, translating into MKKILAITFLVLLIDQASKIYIKTHFELNESIPVINGFFNKTFVENPGMAYGFHFGGIIGKYFLVILRVFLIGGMVYMFKKWLKDGASNYLLIPMAIIFAGAIGNLIDGMFYGMIFDTGTVYDASTDRWIGYGGISKLVPFGHGYSTFMKGCVVDMLHFPVVDWYVPESWPLIGGKHIEFFKYIFNVADSAITIGAAFLLIFRKKAFPNGLEF
- a CDS encoding response regulator transcription factor — its product is MKILIVEDEPELKDTVQKFLEAEHFIVEYAENYSGGLEKIISYEYDCILLDIMLPDGNGIDLLKEIKKMHKKDPVIILSAKDSVDDKVTGLEIGADDYLAKPFHLAELMARIKSVIRRKNQDGENIIRYKNISIDPENRTVKIGDEELVLNRKEYDLLYYFVIHPEKTLQKTTLAEAIWGDYIDQADSLDFIYSQIKNLRKKLKTLNAEADFQAVYGIGYKFI
- a CDS encoding TraR/DksA C4-type zinc finger protein; this encodes MSDERVRYSDADLQEFKAIIKEKIEKAEKDLQLIRESFINDQNNGTDDTSPTFKAFEEGAETLSKEQNSILAGRQEKFVRDLKNALIRIENKTYGVCRVTGKLIPKERLLAVPHATLSIEAKNMQK
- a CDS encoding DUF6576 domain-containing protein; this encodes MSELLILGFIIAIILLFFNREWIKNRFFPDQQKNYTIDDQFNSDKREREKEIDRLLSKMGKNGINDLSEKDRKRLDELSKM
- the ileS gene encoding isoleucine--tRNA ligase; protein product: MSQFKEYKNLNLIDVAENVAEFWKQNKTFNKSVEIRQGNPEFVFYEGPPSANGMPGIHHVMARALKDIFCRYQTQNGKQVFRKAGWDTHGLPVELGVEKELGITKEDIGKKISIEDYNKACREAVMRYTDVWNNLTEKIGYWVDLDDPYITYKSKYMETVWWLLKQLYSKDLLYKGYTIQPYSPKAGTGLSSHELNQPGTYRDVSDTTVVAQFKVKKDSSALFNDVEGDVHILAWTTTPWTLPSNTALTVGRDIEYVVVKTFNQYTFEPVTVVLSSVLLPKVFGKKYAEGTDEDFANYTPETKVIPFRILKEFTGEKLVDTRYEQLVPWFTPNDNPENAFRVILGDFVTTEDGTGIVHTAPTFGADDARVAKMAQPEVPPMLVKDENDNLVPLVDLQGKFIKGENVPEVFSGTYIKNEYYDEGTAPEKSWDVELAILLKTENKAFKVEKYVHSYPHCWRTDKPVLYYPLDSWFVKMTAVKDRLVNLNKEINWKPKATGEGRFANWLENVNDWNLSRSRYWGIPLPIWRTDDLKEEKIIGSVEELYNEIEKSITAGLMTENPFKGFIIGSMAESNYELVDLHKNVVDKVVLVSDSGKAMKRESDLIDVWFDSGSMPYAQLHYPFENKELIDNNKAFPADFIAEGVDQTRGWFYTLHAIGTAVFDSVAYKNVMSNGLVLDKNGQKMSKRLGNAVDPFETLSVYGPDATRWYMISNANPWENLKFDIEGIDEVRRKFFGTLYNTYSFFALYANVDGFSYSEKEVENRPEIDRWVLSELNLLIKEVKAFYEDYEPTRVARAISTFVNDNLSNWYVRLCRRRFWKGEYSDDKISAYQTLYTCLEVVAKLSAPIAPFFMDQLYQDLNKVTGKENCESVHLTDFPVADESLIDQDLVEKTHLAQNITSMVFSLRKKENVKVRQPLQKVLVPVLDSKTEEQILAVADLIKQEVNVKELQLINAEEASHLIVKQIKPNFKALGPKLGKDMKVVGAEIANLTTEQIAGLEKEGKIDVQGYEITLDDVEISTKDIPGWTVTSDGKTTVALDLTLTDELKSEGIAREFINRIQNLRKDKDFELTDKINISIEENSPFLDDIKKNEEYISSEVLSNKIEIVSSLSNFNEIEIDEVNFKINVEKN
- a CDS encoding vancomycin high temperature exclusion protein, which produces MKKIIKNIFKIFLLLLVAGIIFIAWANYSIKKDSESFVSYNIADVPEAKTGLLLGTGKLLANGTPNAYFYNRIKAASDLYKSGKVQYIIVSGDNSTKDYNEPEDMQLALMQEGVPQDKIILDHAGFRTLDSVVRAKDIFSQTKLIIISQKFHNERAVFLARKNGMEAFGYNAADVNKYAGLKTNIREYAAKAKAYWDLLFGVEPKFGGEKIVIP